One Microbacterium sp. zg-B96 genomic region harbors:
- the epsC gene encoding serine O-acetyltransferase EpsC, which yields MSGVLRGAATLFSRAREDVAAAKLRDPAARGGVEIALLYPGLHAVWSYRVAHALWVRGARFPARAISQISRWLTGVEIHPGAVIGRRFFIDHGMGVVIGETAEVGDDVMLYHGVTLGGRTRSGGKRHPTLEDRVVVGAGAQVLGPIRIGAGTTIGANAVVTKDAPGDSVLVGVPAKARQRATGEETRASLTAPEYII from the coding sequence GTGAGCGGTGTGCTGCGTGGTGCCGCAACCCTCTTCTCGCGCGCCCGGGAGGACGTGGCGGCAGCGAAGCTGCGCGATCCCGCCGCGCGCGGCGGCGTGGAGATCGCCCTGCTCTACCCCGGCCTGCACGCGGTGTGGTCGTACCGCGTCGCCCATGCCCTCTGGGTGCGGGGGGCACGCTTCCCCGCCCGCGCCATTTCGCAGATCTCGCGCTGGCTCACCGGCGTCGAGATCCACCCCGGCGCCGTCATCGGGCGCCGCTTCTTCATCGACCACGGCATGGGCGTGGTCATCGGTGAGACCGCCGAGGTCGGCGACGACGTCATGCTGTACCACGGGGTCACCCTCGGCGGGCGCACCCGCAGCGGCGGCAAGCGGCATCCCACCCTCGAGGACCGCGTGGTCGTCGGCGCGGGCGCCCAGGTGCTCGGCCCCATCCGCATCGGCGCCGGCACGACGATCGGTGCGAATGCCGTCGTCACCAAGGACGCCCCGGGCGACAGCGTGCTGGTGGGGGTACCCGCGAAGGCGCGTCAGCGTGCCACCGGCGAGGAGACCCGCGCGTCGCTGACCGCGCCGGAGTACATCATCTAG
- the cysK gene encoding cysteine synthase A encodes MPGIHPDITTAFGQTPLVRLNALTAGLAAEVLAKLEFYNPGSSVKDRLGYALVEAAEESGELQPGGTIVESTSGNTGISLALIGAARGYRVILTMPASMSKERRLLLKAYGAELVLTDPHKGMAEAVETARRIAAETPGAILARQFEHEANPAIHRRTTAEEIWRDTDGHVDWFVAGSGTGGTITGVGQVLKERNPDVQVVLVEPKDSPVLSEGRAGGHRIQGIGPNFVPDVLDRSVVDEIFDVEFDDAIRTARSLATDEGILGGMSAGAAVWAALQIAARPEAAGKRIVVIVPDAGERYLSTALYAHLREDEEPRA; translated from the coding sequence GTGCCCGGCATCCATCCCGACATCACCACCGCCTTCGGCCAGACCCCGCTCGTGCGTCTCAACGCGCTCACGGCGGGGCTCGCCGCGGAGGTGCTCGCCAAGCTCGAGTTCTACAACCCGGGTTCGAGCGTGAAGGACCGGCTCGGCTACGCCCTTGTCGAGGCGGCCGAGGAGTCGGGTGAACTGCAGCCGGGCGGCACGATCGTGGAGTCCACCAGCGGCAACACCGGCATCTCGCTGGCTCTCATCGGCGCCGCCCGCGGTTACCGGGTCATCCTCACGATGCCCGCCTCGATGTCGAAGGAGCGGCGCCTGCTGCTGAAGGCATACGGCGCCGAGCTCGTGCTCACCGACCCGCACAAGGGCATGGCCGAGGCGGTCGAGACCGCACGGCGCATCGCGGCCGAGACGCCGGGGGCGATCCTGGCCCGGCAGTTCGAGCACGAGGCGAACCCGGCGATCCACCGTCGCACGACGGCGGAGGAGATCTGGCGTGACACCGACGGCCACGTCGACTGGTTCGTCGCCGGTTCGGGAACCGGCGGCACCATCACCGGTGTCGGCCAGGTGCTGAAGGAACGCAATCCCGACGTGCAGGTGGTGCTCGTGGAGCCGAAGGACTCCCCCGTGCTCAGCGAGGGTCGCGCAGGCGGCCACCGCATTCAGGGCATCGGACCGAACTTCGTGCCGGACGTGCTGGACCGCTCGGTGGTCGACGAGATCTTCGACGTCGAGTTCGACGACGCCATCCGCACCGCCCGCTCGCTCGCCACCGACGAGGGCATCCTCGGCGGCATGTCGGCAGGCGCCGCGGTATGGGCGGCACTGCAGATCGCCGCCCGCCCCGAGGCGGCCGGGAAGCGCATCGTGGTGATCGTGCCGGATGCCGGTGAGCGCTACCTTTCCACGGCCCTGTACGCGCACCTGCGCGAGGACGAGGAGCCCCGCGCGTGA
- the cysK gene encoding cysteine synthase A yields MSGIHPDITSAFGNTPLVKLNRITEGLPGTVLAKLEFYNPASSVKDRLGVAIVDAAEASGELPPGGTIVEATSGNTGIALAMVGAARGYKVVLAMPSSMSIERRLLLKAYGAEVVLTDPAGGMKGAIAKAEELVAQTPGAILARQFENQANVEIHRKTTAEEILRDTDGKVDYFVAGIGTGGTITGVGQVLKERVPTATVVAVEPADSPLLTKGTPGPHKIQGIGPNFIPAILDRGVIDEVIDVEFPDAIATAREVAVKDGILAGISSGAALWAALQVAARPEAAGKNIVVIIPSFGERYLSTPLYEHLREE; encoded by the coding sequence ATGTCCGGCATCCATCCCGACATCACGAGCGCATTCGGCAACACTCCCCTCGTGAAGCTCAACCGCATCACCGAGGGTCTCCCCGGTACGGTGCTCGCCAAACTCGAGTTCTACAACCCCGCCTCCAGCGTCAAGGACCGCCTGGGTGTCGCCATCGTCGACGCCGCCGAGGCCTCCGGTGAGCTGCCTCCCGGCGGCACCATCGTCGAGGCCACCAGCGGCAACACCGGCATCGCACTGGCGATGGTCGGCGCTGCCCGCGGCTACAAGGTCGTCCTGGCGATGCCGTCGTCGATGTCGATCGAGCGCCGGCTGCTGCTGAAGGCCTACGGCGCCGAGGTGGTCCTCACCGACCCCGCCGGCGGCATGAAGGGCGCGATCGCGAAGGCCGAGGAGCTGGTCGCACAGACCCCCGGCGCAATCCTGGCCCGGCAGTTCGAGAACCAGGCGAACGTCGAGATCCACCGCAAGACCACCGCGGAGGAGATCCTGCGCGACACCGACGGCAAGGTCGACTACTTCGTCGCCGGCATCGGTACCGGCGGCACCATCACCGGCGTCGGCCAGGTGCTGAAGGAGCGAGTGCCCACGGCGACGGTCGTCGCTGTGGAGCCGGCCGACTCGCCGCTGCTGACCAAGGGCACCCCCGGCCCGCACAAGATCCAGGGCATCGGCCCCAACTTCATCCCGGCGATCCTCGACCGCGGCGTCATCGACGAGGTCATCGATGTGGAGTTCCCCGACGCCATCGCCACGGCGCGCGAGGTCGCCGTGAAGGACGGCATCCTCGCCGGCATCTCGTCGGGTGCGGCACTGTGGGCCGCCCTGCAGGTCGCCGCGCGCCCCGAGGCGGCCGGCAAGAACATCGTCGTGATCATCCCGTCGTTCGGCGAGCGGTACCTTTCGACGCCGCTGTACGAGCACCTGCGCGAAGAGTGA
- the prmC gene encoding peptide chain release factor N(5)-glutamine methyltransferase, with translation MPDSRPASQARSVTETLRAATALLQRAGVPSADVDAELLLAHVLDLRRGELHAAAVRGDVVTDAAASVFADLLARRAAREPLQHLTGLAPFRHLELRVGPGVFVPRPETETVAQIAIDALTAAAAAEPVAVDLGTGSGALALAMATEVPHARVYAAENSLDAFVWAKENFRVVGAANAHIAFADLADAFPELDGTVSVVVSNPPYVPDAAIPRDPEVRDWDPPAALYGGADGLDVVRVISGVAARLLHPGGTLVLEHGEWQGEPIRELLTADGWRAAATHRDLTLRDRATTAVRA, from the coding sequence ATGCCCGATTCCCGCCCTGCATCCCAAGCCCGCAGCGTCACCGAGACGCTGCGCGCCGCCACCGCCCTCCTCCAGCGCGCGGGGGTGCCCTCCGCCGACGTCGACGCGGAGCTGCTGCTGGCGCACGTGCTCGACCTGCGACGCGGCGAACTTCACGCCGCTGCGGTGCGCGGGGACGTCGTGACGGATGCCGCTGCATCCGTCTTCGCCGACCTGCTCGCCCGCCGCGCCGCGCGTGAGCCGCTGCAGCACCTGACCGGCCTCGCCCCCTTCCGTCACCTCGAACTGCGGGTCGGACCAGGCGTGTTCGTGCCCCGCCCGGAGACCGAGACCGTCGCGCAGATCGCAATCGACGCGCTCACTGCCGCGGCCGCGGCAGAACCGGTCGCCGTGGACCTCGGCACCGGCAGCGGGGCGCTCGCGCTGGCGATGGCGACCGAGGTGCCCCACGCGCGGGTGTACGCGGCGGAGAACTCCCTCGACGCATTCGTGTGGGCCAAGGAGAACTTCCGCGTCGTGGGCGCGGCGAACGCCCACATCGCGTTCGCCGACCTGGCCGACGCGTTCCCCGAACTCGACGGCACCGTGTCGGTCGTCGTCTCCAACCCGCCCTATGTGCCCGACGCGGCGATCCCGCGCGATCCGGAGGTGCGTGACTGGGATCCGCCGGCAGCGCTGTACGGGGGAGCGGACGGGCTGGATGTCGTACGCGTCATCAGCGGCGTCGCGGCTCGGCTGCTTCATCCGGGCGGAACCCTCGTGCTCGAGCACGGCGAGTGGCAGGGCGAACCCATCCGCGAACTGCTGACCGCAGACGGGTGGCGGGCGGCGGCGACCCATCGGGACCTGACGCTGCGCGACCGCGCGACCACCGCCGTGCGGGCGTAG
- a CDS encoding L-threonylcarbamoyladenylate synthase, translated as MSPVFDSRDDAQLLPGLRQARQAIARGQLIVLPTDTVYGVAADAFSPAAVARLLAAKGRGRQSPPPVLVPGLSTLRALAAEVPEAVERLVEEFWPGGLTIVLPAQPSLSWDLGDTFGTVAVRMPADRIALEMLEECGPLAVSSANLTGKAAAVAIDEAIDMLGDSVAVYLDAGTRENGIPSTIVDATGLVGEGEPVVRVLREGVIDRARLRAVLGDLLEADPDEANDPGAAVGGTA; from the coding sequence ATGTCCCCTGTTTTCGACAGTCGCGACGATGCCCAGCTGCTGCCCGGACTGCGCCAGGCACGCCAGGCGATCGCCCGCGGTCAGCTCATCGTGCTGCCCACCGACACGGTGTACGGCGTCGCTGCCGACGCCTTCAGCCCGGCCGCCGTCGCGCGGCTGCTGGCGGCGAAGGGCCGTGGCCGCCAGTCGCCGCCACCCGTGCTGGTCCCGGGATTGTCCACCCTGCGTGCCCTCGCGGCGGAGGTCCCGGAGGCAGTGGAACGACTCGTCGAGGAGTTCTGGCCCGGCGGACTGACGATCGTGCTTCCCGCCCAGCCATCGCTGTCGTGGGACCTCGGCGACACATTCGGCACGGTGGCCGTTCGGATGCCCGCGGACCGCATTGCGCTGGAGATGCTCGAGGAGTGCGGCCCGCTTGCGGTGTCCAGCGCCAACCTGACCGGCAAGGCGGCCGCCGTCGCGATCGACGAGGCCATCGACATGCTCGGCGACAGCGTCGCGGTGTATCTGGATGCCGGCACGCGTGAGAACGGCATCCCCTCGACCATCGTCGATGCGACGGGGCTCGTGGGGGAGGGTGAGCCGGTCGTGCGGGTGCTGCGCGAAGGCGTCATCGACCGCGCGCGACTTCGCGCGGTGCTCGGCGACCTGCTGGAAGCGGACCCCGACGAGGCGAACGACCCCGGCGCGGCGGTCGGCGGCACGGCGTGA
- a CDS encoding MraY family glycosyltransferase codes for MKQYIFIIILTAALAFVFTWAVWRLSLRFKLYPGIRERDVHKTPTPRLGGIAMFLAIVVAFAVSSFHPDPRFASFWSDPAPWAVLAATTLIVIVGVADDLWDLDWTIKLGAQFLAAGIVAWFGELQIYTLPIGGITGFSSTVSFVLTIFSIVIVMNAVNFIDGLDGLVAGVALIANAVFFAYAYLLMRDTGQATYFTMASFIAAVLIGACIGFLPLNWSPAKLFMGDSGALMIGLLMACSAVSITGSLDPALLTDPDQFGRSQLLGAFIPILLPVVVVMLPLLDFGMAVLRRMRAGKSPFSPDRKHLHHRMLDMGHSDRDAVVIFYAWTAVVSLSVLLMYIGTTADWPGQYLPGVVFGLIGGAACLVVTLTPARRVSRAIQESP; via the coding sequence GTGAAGCAGTACATCTTCATCATCATCCTCACCGCGGCTCTCGCATTCGTCTTCACGTGGGCGGTGTGGCGGCTGAGCCTGCGGTTCAAGCTGTATCCCGGCATCCGCGAGCGTGACGTGCACAAGACGCCGACCCCGCGCCTGGGTGGCATCGCGATGTTCCTCGCGATCGTCGTGGCGTTCGCCGTCTCGTCGTTTCACCCGGACCCCCGATTCGCGAGCTTCTGGTCCGATCCCGCGCCGTGGGCGGTGCTCGCCGCGACGACGCTCATCGTGATCGTCGGTGTCGCCGACGACCTGTGGGACCTTGACTGGACCATCAAGCTCGGGGCGCAGTTCCTCGCCGCCGGCATCGTCGCCTGGTTCGGGGAGCTGCAGATCTACACGCTGCCGATCGGCGGCATCACCGGGTTCTCCTCCACCGTCAGCTTCGTGCTCACGATCTTCTCCATCGTGATCGTCATGAACGCGGTCAACTTCATCGACGGACTCGACGGGCTCGTCGCCGGCGTCGCCCTCATCGCCAACGCCGTCTTCTTCGCCTACGCCTACCTGCTCATGCGCGACACCGGCCAGGCGACCTACTTCACGATGGCATCCTTCATCGCGGCGGTGCTCATCGGCGCGTGCATCGGCTTCCTGCCGCTGAACTGGAGTCCGGCGAAGCTGTTCATGGGGGACTCGGGCGCCCTCATGATCGGTCTGCTCATGGCGTGCTCGGCCGTGTCGATCACCGGATCGCTGGACCCCGCGCTGCTGACCGACCCCGACCAGTTCGGCAGGTCGCAGCTGCTGGGTGCGTTCATCCCGATCCTGCTGCCGGTGGTGGTGGTCATGCTGCCGCTGCTCGATTTCGGCATGGCGGTGCTCCGCCGGATGCGCGCTGGAAAGTCCCCGTTCTCACCCGACCGCAAACACCTGCACCACCGCATGCTCGACATGGGCCATTCCGACCGTGACGCCGTCGTCATCTTCTATGCATGGACCGCGGTGGTGAGCCTTTCCGTGCTGCTGATGTACATCGGCACCACCGCGGATTGGCCCGGCCAGTACCTGCCCGGTGTCGTCTTCGGTCTCATCGGCGGCGCGGCCTGCCTCGTCGTCACCCTCACCCCCGCCCGCCGCGTCTCACGCGCGATTCAGGAGTCACCATGA
- the atpB gene encoding F0F1 ATP synthase subunit A: protein MFIHAATLIAPTADEGGFHGPSIDEFFPDAVFQFGDLVINRIHLIQFLATIAIVLILWLGTRRMTVVPGRFQSIVEMGLDFVRVNIAEDLLGKKDGQRFLPILTTIFFMVLFMNITGIIPFLNIAGTAIVAVPMLLAVVSYVTFIYAGIKKSPKNFFKNALFPSGVPWPIYIIVTPIELISTFIIRPVTLTLRLLMNMMVGHLLLVLFFAATQFFLLDMGGWWSALAAGSLAFGFVFTLFEILVAVLQAYVFALLTAVYIQLAVAEEH from the coding sequence CTGTTCATTCACGCTGCGACACTGATCGCCCCCACCGCTGACGAAGGCGGATTCCACGGACCCTCGATCGACGAGTTCTTCCCGGATGCCGTCTTCCAGTTCGGTGACCTCGTCATCAACCGGATCCACCTGATCCAGTTCCTCGCCACCATCGCGATCGTCCTGATCCTCTGGCTCGGCACCCGTCGCATGACAGTGGTCCCCGGACGGTTCCAGAGCATCGTCGAGATGGGCCTGGACTTCGTTCGCGTCAACATCGCCGAAGACCTGCTGGGCAAGAAGGACGGCCAGCGGTTCCTGCCGATCCTGACCACCATCTTCTTCATGGTGCTGTTCATGAACATCACGGGAATCATCCCGTTCCTGAACATCGCCGGCACCGCCATCGTCGCTGTCCCGATGCTGCTGGCCGTGGTCAGCTACGTGACCTTCATCTACGCCGGCATCAAGAAGAGCCCGAAGAACTTCTTCAAGAACGCCCTCTTCCCCTCCGGCGTGCCGTGGCCGATCTACATCATCGTCACGCCCATCGAGCTGATCTCGACCTTCATCATCCGGCCGGTCACGCTCACGCTCCGACTCCTCATGAACATGATGGTCGGGCACCTGCTGCTGGTGCTGTTCTTCGCAGCGACGCAGTTCTTCCTGCTCGACATGGGTGGCTGGTGGTCGGCACTGGCAGCGGGTTCGCTCGCCTTCGGCTTCGTCTTCACCCTGTTCGAGATCCTGGTGGCTGTCCTCCAGGCCTACGTCTTCGCCCTCCTGACCGCTGTCTACATTCAGCTTGCGGTCGCGGAAGAGCACTAA
- the atpE gene encoding ATP synthase F0 subunit C has translation MDATTVLAELSGNVATMGYGLAAIGPAIGVGIVVGKTIEGVARQPELAGRLQVLMWIGIAFTEALAFIGIATYFIFTS, from the coding sequence GTGGACGCAACTACGGTTCTCGCTGAGCTGAGCGGCAACGTCGCGACGATGGGCTACGGCCTCGCCGCTATCGGTCCCGCCATCGGCGTCGGCATCGTCGTCGGCAAGACGATCGAGGGTGTCGCCCGTCAGCCCGAGCTCGCAGGTCGCCTGCAGGTCCTGATGTGGATCGGTATCGCCTTCACCGAGGCGCTGGCCTTCATCGGCATCGCGACCTACTTCATCTTCACCTCCTGA
- a CDS encoding F0F1 ATP synthase subunit B yields MLNALVAYAAEEGAAPNPLIPAWYDIIWSAVCFVVILFVVWKVALPKMKTLLDERAAAIEGNIARADEAQRKAEAALEQYTAQLAAARKEAGEIRDAAREDGKKIVAEAKDAASSEAARLTAAAHSQIEAERQTALVSLRNEVGTLALDLAGGVIGETLSDDAKAQAVVDRFLADLESSEASK; encoded by the coding sequence ATGCTGAATGCTCTTGTCGCGTACGCCGCGGAAGAGGGCGCTGCGCCCAACCCTCTCATTCCCGCGTGGTACGACATCATCTGGTCGGCCGTCTGCTTCGTCGTCATCCTCTTCGTCGTGTGGAAGGTCGCCCTTCCCAAGATGAAGACGCTGCTCGATGAGCGTGCTGCCGCGATCGAGGGAAACATCGCCCGTGCGGACGAGGCCCAGCGCAAGGCGGAGGCTGCTCTCGAGCAGTACACCGCTCAGCTGGCCGCGGCCCGCAAGGAAGCCGGCGAGATCCGCGACGCCGCCCGCGAGGACGGCAAGAAGATCGTCGCCGAAGCGAAGGATGCCGCCTCCTCGGAGGCAGCACGGCTGACCGCCGCCGCGCACTCGCAGATCGAGGCAGAGCGCCAGACGGCTCTGGTTTCGCTCCGCAACGAGGTGGGCACTCTCGCCCTCGACCTCGCTGGCGGTGTGATCGGCGAAACGCTGTCCGACGACGCGAAGGCTCAGGCTGTCGTTGACCGCTTCCTGGCCGACCTCGAATCCTCTGAGGCGTCCAAGTAA
- a CDS encoding F0F1 ATP synthase subunit delta has protein sequence MGSATTQALAATTSALSAASAVDLGVARELFVAARTLGDSSQLSGALADSSAAPAARANVVSHVFGSSFQPTTVSLLTTAVQQRWSSASDLVDGIEELGIRAAAIAEPGTDIDGELFGVLRTVAANPELELALGSRLGDASAKGALIETVLAGHTSEATTLIVSAAAQQPRERRVRQLLGRAMRLVAQQRGRTVATVIAARPLGAAQTERLSVALAGRYGTEVSLNVVIDPSVVGGVRIEIADDVIDASVASRLHDLRQKLAG, from the coding sequence ATGGGCAGCGCGACCACTCAGGCCCTCGCGGCGACGACGTCGGCGCTCAGCGCCGCGTCGGCGGTCGACCTGGGCGTGGCCCGCGAGCTGTTCGTCGCGGCGCGCACGCTCGGCGACTCGTCGCAGCTGAGCGGCGCGCTGGCGGACTCCTCCGCGGCACCCGCCGCGCGGGCGAACGTCGTCTCGCACGTGTTCGGGTCGTCGTTCCAGCCCACCACGGTGTCGCTGCTGACCACGGCTGTCCAGCAGCGGTGGTCGTCGGCTTCGGATCTCGTCGACGGGATCGAGGAGCTCGGCATCCGAGCCGCCGCGATCGCGGAGCCGGGCACCGACATCGACGGTGAGCTGTTCGGGGTGTTGCGCACAGTCGCTGCGAACCCCGAACTGGAGCTCGCCCTGGGCAGTCGCCTCGGTGATGCATCGGCGAAGGGCGCGCTCATCGAGACCGTCCTCGCCGGGCACACCAGCGAAGCGACCACCCTCATCGTCTCCGCAGCTGCGCAGCAGCCGCGGGAACGTCGGGTGCGTCAGCTGCTCGGCCGGGCCATGCGCCTGGTGGCGCAGCAGCGGGGGCGCACGGTGGCCACGGTCATCGCGGCACGGCCGCTGGGCGCGGCCCAGACCGAACGACTTTCCGTTGCACTGGCGGGGCGCTACGGCACCGAGGTCTCGCTCAACGTCGTCATCGACCCTTCGGTCGTCGGCGGCGTGCGCATCGAGATCGCGGATGACGTCATCGACGCCAGCGTCGCCAGCCGACTGCACGACCTGCGCCAGAAGCTGGCCGGATAG
- the atpA gene encoding F0F1 ATP synthase subunit alpha, with product MAELSISPDVIRDALKDFVAAYEPTGAAATEVGTVIDAADGIAHVEGLPGVMANELVRFGDGTAGLALNLDEHEIGVVVLGDFSGIEAGQQVTRTGEVLSVPVGDGYLGRVVDPLGNPIDGLGAVAAEGRRALELQAPGVMQRKSVHEPMQTGIKAIDAMIPVGRGQRQLIIGDRQTGKTAIAIDTIINQKANWESGDVNKQVRCIYVAIGQKGSTIASVKGALEDAGAMEYTTIVAAPASDPAGFKYLAPYTGSAIGQHWMYGGKHVLIIFDDLSKQAEAYRAVSLLLRRPPGREAYPGDVFYLHSRLLERCAKLSDELGAGSMTGLPIIETKANDVSAYIPTNVISITDGQIFLQSDLFNANQRPAVDVGISVSRVGGDAQVKSIKKVSGTLKLELAQYRSLEAFAMFASDLDPASRRQLARGARLTELLKQPQYSPYPVEEQVVSIWAGTKGKLDSIEVEDVLRFERDLLDYLKRNTSILDTLRETNVLDDDTAAELEKLTDAFVLEFQSGKGLAIDHPGHEEFAAADAEDVNQEKIVKGRRG from the coding sequence ATGGCAGAACTCTCCATCAGCCCCGACGTCATCCGTGACGCGCTGAAGGACTTCGTCGCCGCGTACGAGCCCACCGGGGCCGCGGCGACCGAGGTCGGCACCGTCATCGACGCCGCCGACGGCATCGCCCACGTCGAGGGACTTCCCGGCGTCATGGCGAACGAGCTCGTCCGCTTCGGCGACGGCACGGCCGGCCTCGCGCTCAACCTCGACGAGCACGAGATCGGTGTCGTCGTCCTCGGCGACTTCTCCGGCATCGAGGCCGGTCAGCAGGTCACCCGTACCGGTGAGGTGCTCTCGGTGCCCGTCGGCGACGGCTACCTCGGCCGCGTCGTCGACCCGCTCGGCAACCCGATCGACGGCCTCGGCGCCGTCGCTGCGGAAGGCCGTCGCGCCCTCGAGCTGCAGGCGCCCGGCGTCATGCAGCGCAAGAGCGTGCACGAGCCGATGCAGACGGGCATCAAGGCGATCGACGCCATGATCCCCGTCGGCCGCGGTCAGCGTCAGCTGATCATCGGTGACCGCCAGACCGGCAAGACGGCCATCGCGATCGATACGATCATCAACCAGAAGGCCAACTGGGAGTCCGGCGACGTCAACAAGCAGGTGCGCTGCATCTACGTCGCCATCGGCCAGAAGGGCTCCACGATCGCCTCTGTGAAGGGCGCGCTCGAGGATGCCGGAGCGATGGAGTACACCACCATCGTCGCCGCACCCGCGTCGGACCCCGCCGGCTTCAAGTACCTCGCCCCGTACACCGGCTCGGCCATCGGCCAGCACTGGATGTACGGCGGCAAGCACGTCCTGATCATCTTCGACGACCTGTCGAAGCAGGCTGAGGCCTACCGCGCCGTTTCGCTGCTGCTGCGCCGCCCGCCGGGCCGTGAGGCTTACCCGGGCGACGTGTTCTACCTGCACTCCCGTCTGCTCGAGCGTTGCGCGAAGCTCTCCGATGAGCTCGGTGCCGGCTCCATGACGGGCCTGCCGATCATCGAGACGAAGGCCAACGACGTGTCGGCCTACATCCCGACCAACGTGATCTCGATCACCGACGGCCAGATCTTCCTGCAGTCGGACCTGTTCAACGCGAACCAGCGTCCGGCCGTGGACGTGGGCATCTCGGTGTCCCGCGTCGGTGGTGATGCCCAGGTGAAGTCGATCAAGAAGGTCTCCGGCACGCTGAAGCTCGAGCTGGCGCAGTACCGCTCGCTCGAGGCGTTCGCGATGTTCGCGTCCGACCTCGACCCGGCTTCGCGTCGTCAGCTGGCCCGCGGTGCGCGCCTGACCGAGCTGCTCAAGCAGCCGCAGTACTCGCCCTACCCCGTCGAGGAGCAGGTCGTCTCGATCTGGGCCGGAACCAAGGGCAAGCTCGACTCCATCGAGGTCGAGGACGTGCTGCGGTTCGAGCGCGACCTGCTCGATTACCTCAAGCGCAACACGTCGATCCTCGACACCCTGCGCGAAACCAACGTCCTCGACGACGACACGGCGGCTGAGCTCGAAAAGCTCACCGACGCGTTCGTGCTCGAGTTCCAGTCCGGCAAGGGCCTGGCGATCGACCACCCGGGTCACGAGGAGTTCGCTGCTGCGGACGCCGAAGACGTGAACCAGGAGAAGATCGTCAAGGGTCGCCGGGGCTGA
- a CDS encoding F0F1 ATP synthase subunit gamma encodes MGAQLRVYKQKIGSAQTTKKITKAMELIAASRIQKAMARVRASAPFARAVTRAVSAVATHSNVHHPLTTERPVIRRSAVVIFASDRGLAGAFNSQILREGLELAELLRSQGKEVSYFLIGRRAVGYFQFRRMEAAGEWTGDTDTPHFNTAELIAGALLDAYDRGGEDGGVDEIHLVYNRFVSMMTQTPERVRLLPLEVVEAAEEAVPSGQVYPLYEFEPSPEVVLDALLPVYVQSRVFNALLQSSAAKHAATQKAMKSASDNADKLITDYTRLRNNARQAEITQQIAEIVGGADALASGK; translated from the coding sequence ATGGGCGCACAACTGCGGGTCTACAAGCAGAAGATCGGTTCTGCTCAGACGACCAAGAAGATCACGAAGGCGATGGAGCTCATCGCGGCTTCGCGCATCCAGAAGGCGATGGCGCGCGTGCGCGCGTCGGCGCCCTTCGCGCGAGCCGTCACGCGCGCCGTCTCCGCGGTCGCGACGCACTCCAACGTGCACCACCCCCTCACCACGGAGCGTCCGGTGATCCGCCGCTCGGCGGTGGTCATCTTCGCCTCCGACCGGGGCCTGGCCGGCGCCTTCAACTCCCAGATCCTGCGCGAAGGGCTCGAGCTCGCCGAGCTCCTGCGCTCGCAGGGCAAGGAAGTGTCGTACTTCCTCATCGGTCGCCGGGCGGTGGGCTACTTCCAGTTCCGCCGCATGGAGGCCGCAGGGGAGTGGACCGGTGACACCGACACTCCGCACTTCAACACCGCGGAACTGATCGCGGGCGCCCTGCTGGACGCCTACGACCGCGGCGGCGAAGACGGTGGCGTGGATGAGATCCACCTCGTATACAACCGTTTCGTCAGCATGATGACTCAGACCCCCGAGCGCGTGCGACTGCTCCCGCTCGAGGTCGTGGAGGCAGCCGAAGAAGCGGTGCCCTCCGGTCAGGTGTACCCCCTGTACGAATTCGAGCCGAGCCCGGAGGTCGTCCTGGACGCCCTCCTGCCGGTGTACGTCCAGAGCCGCGTCTTCAACGCCCTCCTGCAGTCGTCGGCGGCCAAGCACGCCGCGACGCAGAAGGCGATGAAGTCGGCCAGTGACAACGCCGACAAGCTCATCACCGACTACACCCGCCTGCGCAACAACGCGCGACAGGCAGAGATCACGCAGCAGATCGCCGAGATCGTCGGCGGCGCCGACGCTCTGGCGTCGGGCAAGTAA